Proteins co-encoded in one Astyanax mexicanus isolate ESR-SI-001 chromosome 1, AstMex3_surface, whole genome shotgun sequence genomic window:
- the bbln gene encoding UPF0184 protein C9orf16 homolog: MKMSGPNGDPNLTADDGIIDDEDEFNEEEYAAINSMLDQINSCLDDLEERNDALNGKLHELLESNRQARQEFRAQLSQKDQKDQKQQPPSPPPPPPASSSNEDSPSS, from the exons ATGAAAATGTCCGGACCAAACGGAGACCCTAACCTGACAGCAGATGACGGAATTATTGATGATGAGGATGAATTCAATGAGGAAG AGTATGCAGCTATTAACTCCATGCTGGACCAGATCAACTCGTGTCTGGATGACCTGGAGGAGAGGAACGATGCCCTGAACGGAAAACTGCACGAACTGCTGGAGTCCAACCGGCAGGCCCGGCAGGAATTCCGGGCTCAACTGAGCCAGAAGGACCAGAAAGATCAGAAACAGCAGCCCCCgtctcctccaccacctcctcctgcTTCTTCCTCTAATGAAGACTCACCTTCCAGTTAG